A single region of the Triticum dicoccoides isolate Atlit2015 ecotype Zavitan chromosome 2B, WEW_v2.0, whole genome shotgun sequence genome encodes:
- the LOC119362277 gene encoding cysteine-rich receptor-like protein kinase 26, producing MEYEISTGHNALERMLIDGSTEPMDLPLSLLEDITNCFSDDQQIGSGGFALVYKGMVGNEIVAVKRLSRNMHESKFHKEVECLMKAKHKNIVRFLGYCSDTQGKIMVYEGKMAMADIRNWLLCFEYVPNSSLDKYITDASHGLDWRECFQIIKGTCDGLCHLHEKRILHLDLKPANILIDDHMVPMFVLQTFVDHSDTWHLSSIVGKSHLYRTYIVLAL from the exons ATGGAGTACGAAATTAGTACTGGACACAATGCTCTGGAGCGCATGTTAATTGATGGAAGTACGGAGCCAATGGATCTGCCGTTATCACTTTTAGAAGACATCACAAATTGTTTCTCTGACGATCAGCAAATCGGCAGTGGCGGATTTGCATTGGTCTATAAG GGAATGGTCGGAAATGAGATAGTTGCTGTGAAGAGGCTATCCAGGAATATGCATGAGAGTAAATTCCACAAAGAGGTTGAGTGCTTGATGAAGGCCAAGCACAAAAACATAGTGCGCTTTTTAGGATATTGTTCTGACACGCAAGGGAAAATTATGGTCTATGAGGGGAAGATGGCCATGGCAGATATACGAAATTGGTTGCTCTGTTTTGAGTATGTACCCAACAGCAGTCTTGATAAGTATATTACTG ATGCATCTCATGGACTTGATTGGAGGGAGTGTTTTCAGATAATTAAGGGAACATGTGACGGTCTATGTCATCTTCATGAGAAGCGCATTTTGCACTTAGATTTGAAACCCGCTAATATTCTAATAGATGATCACATGGTACCCATGTTTGTACTTCAAACCTTTGTGGATCACT CGGATACTTGGCACCTGAGTTCTATAGTGGGCAAATCACATTTGTATCGGACATATATAGTCTTGGCGTTATAA